One Panicum virgatum strain AP13 chromosome 9K, P.virgatum_v5, whole genome shotgun sequence genomic region harbors:
- the LOC120651541 gene encoding WEB family protein At5g16730, chloroplastic-like — protein MSTMLPSRTRSGPNESPISSRGRPSTPSSAHRPSTPSSAHRPSTPSSSHRPSTPGGTRRSSVGTPSTPRSRANGAGPFKSEPNSPPSATAQSARPRLSFDRSPRSADSKPVVERRVPKIGTPPDKQPRREAELQARLESAQEDLKKAKDQLAFIVGERDRLVGELNEAKRVADETHEKLQDALMAKRWAEEATEIEKFRADELEQAGIDEAQRREEEWQREIECVRGQHAADLESLVNTTEELERLRHDLSMANEAKKAALGHADDAMKIAEVNAEKVEVLSNEVVRLKGLLDSTAASEESKARETEVLVKNLESEVSSLKVKLEEAKFLEDRLAQAEKTIEELKSQIADAQKVESNIRQQLEEWKEKSGSLEMKLEEVTLSEKFKSDSLASTTEELDRMHSMLQDRESELEVLKGKTTALEIEVARLLAEVNDSNEHLDASQQEVFGLQTTIDVLRNKLEAAELAASEALDNEKTANTKIEGLTEEKTKLISELEGAIHREEREKRAVEDLTAALDKASCEAHEAHDRFQKKEDDYEHALAQIGDLKMALKSKEESYEVMLHEANNDIIGLREIVEKLEAEVSKYRDECDSKELDLITANKQSEQEIAALKVEAEQVAASLQGAEHELEAANEEKERLQEKLAYTEAAVAEANKAVQEAKTEKERLQGKLAHTESAVAEANMAAQEAKTEMERLQEKLTYTESAVAEADKGVQEAKAESSLLRERLLDKENALQNLTQENDEFRMREADAMKKIEELSALLAEAMIKKHPEEEEKLVVVDEAHSSVGEEFTRSIAENEDTEEIDDKKLHVEVNVDDMKYNGCMNHEEKDDCKVDQEELKIDHSVQESGKVAEKEEQAENRKQETESSNDELDSKKEDSSTETANGTTVPEDTASKVAMSPTKPQQQQQKKNKPLLKKFGSLLKKKNSK, from the exons ATGTCCACAATGCTGCCCTCCAGAACAAG ATCTGGGCCGAACGAGTCCCCCATCAGCAGCAGGGGCAGGCCGAGCACGCCGTCCTCCGCCCACCGCCCGTCCACGCCGTCCTCAGCCCACCGCCCGTCCACGCCGTCCTCCAGCCACCGCCCGTCCACGCCCGGCGGCACCAGGAGGAGCAGCGTCGGCACGCCGTCCACGCCGCGCTCCCGCGCCAACGGCGCCGGGCCGTTCAAGTCCGAGCCCaactcgccgccgtcggcgacCGCGCAGAGCGCGCGCCCGCGCCTCTCGTTCGACCGCTCGCCGAGATCCGCGGACTCCAAGCCCGTCGTCGAGCGCCGGGTGCCCAAGATCGGCACGCCTCCTGAT AAGCAGCCGCGGAGGGAGGCCGAACTGCAGGCGCGGCTTGAGTCCGCCCAGGAGGACCTGAAGAAGGCCAAGGATCAGCTGGCCTTCATCGTCGGGGAGAGGGACCGTCTTGTTGGGGAGCTCAATGAGGCCAAGCGAGTCGCTGATGAGACCCACGAGAAGCTCCAGGATGCCCTCATGGCCAAGAGGTGGGCCGAGGAGGCCACCGAGATCGAGAAGTTCCGGGCGGATGAGCTCGAGCAGGCAGGCATCGACGAGGCGCAGAGGCGGGAGGAGGAGTGGCAGAGGGAGATTGAGTGCGTGCGTGGCCAGCATGCCGCCGACCTGGAGTCTTTGGTCAACACGACAGAGGAACTAGAGAGGCTCAGGCATGATCTTTCGATGGCGAACGAGGCTAAGAAGGCTGCACTTGGCCACGCAGATGATGCCATGAAGATCGCTGAGGTCAATGCGGAGAAGGTGGAGGTCCTCTCAAACGAAGTTGTTCGATTGAAAGGGTTGCTTGATTCAACTGCTGCAAGCGAGGAGAGTAAAGCCCGTGAAACTGAGGTTCTTGTTAAGAATCTGGAGTCGGAGGTTTCATCTCTAAAAGTCAAGCTTGAGGAGGCAAAATTCCTTGAGGACAGACTGGCCCAGGCAGAAAAAACGATTGAGGAGCTTAAATCACAGATAGCTGATGCTCAGAAGGTCGAGTCCAACATCCGCCAGCAATTAGAAGAATGGAAGGAGAAGTCGGGATCACTTGAGATGAAACTGGAGGAAGTTACTCTGTCCGAGAAGTTCAAAAGTGACTCCCTTGCCTCTACAACTGAAGAGCTGGACAGGATGCACTCTATGTTGCAAGATAGAGAATCAGAACTTGAAGTTCTTAAAGGAAAGACAACCGCCTTGGAAATCGAGGTGGCAAGGCTTTTAGCAGAAGTAAATGACTCCAACGAGCATTTGGATGCATCGCAGCAAGAGGTGTTTGGACTGCAGACAACAATAGATGTTCTGAGGAACAAGCTTGAGGCTGCGGAGCTAGCTGCGTCAGAGGCTCTGGACAATGAGAAGACTGCTAACACGAAGATCGAAGGCTTGACCGAGGAAAAAACTAAGCTCATCAGTGAGCTGGAAGGTGCTATAcatagagaggagagagagaaaagggcgGTGGAGGATCTTACTGCTGCATTGGATAAGGCATCTTGCGAGGCACATGAAGCCCACGATAGGTTTCAGAAGAAAGAAGATGATTACGAGCATGCTCTTGCACAGATAGGTGATCTGAAGATGGCTCTAAAGAGTAAGGAAGAGAGTTATGAGGTAATGCTCCATGAGGCAAACAATGACATAATTGGTCTAAGGGAAATTGTCGAGAAGCTGGAGGCTGAAGTGAGCAAGTACAGAGATGAATGTGATTCTAAGGAGCTTGACCTTATCACAGCAAACAAGCAGTCTGAACAAGAAATTGCTGCTCTTAAAGTAGAAGCCGAGCAGGTAGCTGCATCACTGCAAGGTGCAGAGCACGAGCTTGAAGCAGCCAATGAAGAGAAAGAGAGGCTTCAAGAGAAACTTGCGTACACAGAAGCAGCAGTTGCTGAAGCCAACAAGGCTGTGCAGGAGGCAAAGACTGAGAAGGAGAGGCTTCAAGGGAAGCTTGCGCACACGGAATCAGCGGTTGCTGAGGCCAACATGGCTGCACAGGAAGCAAAGACTGAGATGGAGAGGCTTCAAGAGAAACTGACATACACGGAGTCAGCGGTTGCTGAAGCCGACAAGGGTGTGCAGGAAGCAAAGGCCGAGAGTTCGCTGCTGAGGGAGAGGTTACTTGACAAAGAGAATGCATTGCAGAACCTAACCCAGGAGAATGATGAATTCAGGATGCGAGAAGCTGATGCCATGAAGAAAATAGAGGAGCTGTCTGCTCTTCTTGCCGAAGCTATGATAAAGAAGCATCCtgaggaggaagagaagctAGTTGTTGTGGATGAGGCGCACAGTTCTGTGGGTGAAGAATTTACCCGTTCTATTGCAGAAAATGAAGATACGGAAGAAATTGATGATAAAAAGTTGCATGTGGAAGTCAACGTAGATGATATGAAGTACAATGGATGCATGAATCACGAAGAGAAAGATGACTGCAAGGTCGACCAAGAGGAGCTGAAGATTGATCACAGTGTGCAAGAGAGCGGCAAAGTTGCAGAGAAGGAAGAACAGGCAGAAAACAGAAAGCAGGAGACTGAGTCGTCGAATGATGAACTGGATTCCAAGAAGGAGGACAGCAGCACCGAGACCGCAAATGGAACGACCGTACCAGAGGATACGGCGAGTAAAGTGGCAATGTCCCCGACGaaaccgcagcagcagcagcagaaaaaGAACAAGCCTCTGCTGAAGAAGTTTGGGAGCTtactgaaaaagaaaaacagcaagTAG